The DNA region CTTATGCTTGGATGCTCCTGAATGTATCTCTCATCTTTAAGGACATCAGGTGAATAAACAGATGTGCGGAATTGATAAGCGTAATTTATCAAACCTTTAGCACCAAAGTTTAACTCCGGGATGAGATATTTCTCTTCAAAGCCGATGGACTTAAGAAGGCGAAACTTTTGCTCCTCCTTGTCAACAAGATAAATTGAAAAACGATAGTATCCGAGCGAATCTTTTAAAATTTTCAAAATTTCCTCAGCCGAGTCATCAATCCTTACATTTGAGAGCAAAGCATTATCTATCTGCGAGATGACGAAATTTTCAAAGTCCTTTCTTTTCAACTTGTCAATCAATTCAATTATCTTTTGACCAAGTTCAGCAACTTCGCCCGTCCCTAATGGTTTAAGATCAACATATTGCCCCCTTAAAGATCTGTCAATGGAAATCCTGTATCTTTCAAGAGGTATTAAAACCCTCCAGATGAAAATATAAACGAATAAAATCACGATGAACAAAGTTAAGAAAATGAACAACCGCTCAGCTTCCAAATTAAAAATTTGCTGTGATAGGATTAAAAGTGATATTATAAAAACCAAAGCGAGAACAAATTTGACCCTTAAACTCAATCTCCTCTTCATTTCACTTCTCCGAGTTTAATACCCCTGTTAAAAAGTTTAATATGAAAAAAGCCACAAGGCGGGCACTTCTCCCATCAACATCAAACACCGGGTTTAACTCCGCTATATCAAGCACTTTAACATTAAAGTTTAATCCAAAGTAAAGAGCAATTTTAAAAACTTCATCAGCGCTTAAACCATCGGGATAAGTTGCGCTTACACCCGGGGCGTCGGAGTTCCTGACCGAATCAACATCAAAACTTATATGAACGGGAAAACCTTTAACCTCACCCCTTAACATTTCCAAAAACGAATAAATCCCTGCTTTTCTGATTTCATCAAGTGTAAAAATGACGACGCCATTTTCAACAGCGTAATTAAAATGCTGAATTGAATTTGCATAGTTTTGTATCCCAAGCTCAATCAATTTCTTCGGCTTAAAATCACATTCAAGGATCTGCCTAAATGATGTTCCGCTATTTCTTTGTGTCGCATCTCTGAGGTCAAGGTGAGTATCAATATTAATGACAATCCTTTCATCAAAATTTTTTGCAAAGCCAAGATAATCTGGGAAAGCAATATCATGACCACCGCCTATCACTATCGGTAAAATTCCCTTCCGAACAAACTCATAAACGACTTGTTCAAGTCGCTCGTGTATTTGTTCAAGCGTCCCATCAACCTTTAAATTTCCGAGATCAAAAATTTTCAACTCGGTTAATTGTTTTTGAAAGTTAAAATTAAAAGGTGTTAAACGATAAAAATACTTTCTGACCTCATTTGGGGCTTCTTTCGTCCCTGGTCTTCCTTTATTTCTTTTAACACCCTCATCCTGTGGAACTCCGATTATCACCACATCAACATCTTCAAATTCCTTTATCTTTCTTAAGACTATATCCCCCATCCTTGGGTCATCTTGATCACCACGGGAATAAAAAAGGGCTTCGTCTGGCGGTTCAAAAAGTTCAAAAATTTCATCTCCCTCAAAACTTGACATTTTCAATTCAAATGATTATATTTATAATGAACCTTTCCTTCCAGCGGGAGTAGCTCAGATGGTAGAGCGTCACCTTGCCAAGGTGAATGTCGCGGGTTCGAGTCCCGTCTCCCGCTCAAATTTAAACCAATTTTGTTCCACCCTCAATTAAACTTAAAATTTGTTCAGGATGAATAAACCAACGCAAATTTGCTCCCGACTGAACAAATGAAGAAATTTCAACACAAGCAACGCTATTCTTTTTAAACTCAACTCTCCTTTGAAGCCCCAAAACCCACGAAAGGAAATCCCCAAGATATGGCTCATGGCCAACTAAAAATAAACTTCCCACATGGAATGAAGCTATAACATCAAGCAAAAGTTTAAAATCAGAGCCAGGGATGAGTTCATTTATTTTTAAAACCTCCTTTTCAATTCCAAAAACCTCCCGTATTATTTCCGCTGTCTGGACTGCTCTAACAAACGGGCTCGCCCCGAGAAGTTCAAATTCAATGCTCATCCGTTTCAAACCCAATGCGACCCTTTGCGTCATTTTCTTCCCAATTTCCGTCAATTCCCTCTCAAAATCGCTCATCCCCGGCTTTTTAGCTTCGGCGTCAGCATGACGCATCAAATATAAAAGCAATCTCACAAACCCATTTTTTTATCTTTCACATATTTATCAAGAAATTCAACGACCGCTTTATATGCTTTAATTCTGTTCTTCAACTTTGCAAGTCCGTGACCCTCATCATCAAAGACAAGATATTCAACAACTCCGCCACGCGACTTTATTGATTCAACAATTTGATCCGACTCCGATTTAGGGACGCGCGGGTCATTAGCCCCTTGAATTATCATAAGCGGTGCTTTTATCCTATCAACATGATAAAATGGTGATATCTCCTTCAAAAATTCAGCGTCTTTTTCAGGGTCACCATACTCAGCCATCCTGTGCTTTTGTCTCCAAGCCCCGGTGTTTTTAAGAAATGTCAAGAAATTTGATATCCCAACGAGATCAACCCCAGCTGCCCATAAATCTGGATAAAATGTAACTGCTGCAAGCGTCATATACCCACCATAACTTCCACCATAGACGACAATCTTCTTGGGGTCAATGTAACCTGTCGTCTTCAAAAACTCGGGTATCATTGCGACATCCCTTATAGCATCTTTCCTTTTCGTCGTGTTGTCAAGTGAAGCATATGTCTTCCCATAGCCCGTGCTACCACGAATGTTAGGAGCATAAATGGCATAACCATTGTTTATGAAAAATTGATAAAGAGCTGAAAACCTCGGGAGCTCCTGTGCCTCAGGACCACCATGAATTGAAACAATAACTGGCAAAGAACTATCTTTCTTTGCATTTTTCGGAAGATAAAGATATCCCGGGATCTCAAGACCATCAAAGGATTTAAAGCGAACAAGCTTCGGTTCAACGAAAGAGGAAATCGGAATCCCAGCGGTAGAGCTATAAGTGATTTGCTTTACCTCTCTGGTCACGAAATCGTAATAGTAAATATCCTGATTTTTAACAGGACTTTGATATGTGAAAATTAACTTTCGCCCATCGTTCGTAAATCTCAATCCCCCAACTATACCACCAGATGGAAAACCAAGTTTTACAACTTTACCAGTCGTTATGTCCAATGAGTAAACCTCGCTGTAGCCATCAACATTTAAAACAAAAACAATTCTTCTTCCATCTTTTGAAAGTTCAAATGTCGTAATGTCCCAATTTGTGCTGTAGATGTAATTTAATTTTCCATCTTTAACATCAATGTAAGCAAGCCCAACGAATTCTTTCCCTTCATCTGAAAGAAGGTAAATTTTACGACCATCTACTGAAAATCTCGGGTTCATATACCTTGCTGGTTGCGTGTGAGGTGTTATGTTAACAGCTTTACCCGACGGATACTCAACTAAATAAAGGTCATTGTCAAAACTGCTTCTGTTTTGTGAGACAAGTATATATCTATTATCCGGAGACCATGCGACGACATAGTTATTGCCGTCGTTTTGCCAAATCAGATCAACCTTGCCCGTCTTTATGTTCATCACATAAACATCAAAAAATGCTCTATTTCTTTCATTTGATGTGAAAGCAAACATAGTCCCATCGTCTGACCAAGTGCCAAAGTTATAAATGACATCGTCTTTAAATGTTAATCGCTTTATCTCACTTCCATCTGACTTTAAAAGAAAAAGTTGTGTCCTTTCGTTCCCGCCCAAATCCTTCCCAAATAGAATCCAGTACTTATCCTTCGGATTCCAAGAGACAAACTGAACCCGTTCATCAAAAAATGTCAATTGCTCTGGGCAACCAGCTGAGATTCCAACTTTCCAAACTTGATTTGTCCCCGTTATATCGGTAAGATATGCGATGAACTTCCCATCTGGTGAAACTGTCGGAGCACCCGCACTTTTAATGTTAAGATATTGTTCAATCGTATAGGTTTGAGAAAACAAGGAAAGTGAAAATATGACAAAGAGGGATAAAATTTGAACTAACTTGCGCATATAGCATCAAATAATTTTGTTTTTGTCAATCACAAATTGAATTTATGAAAAATCTAATTTTTGGTCAAGAGGGGTGGGCTCTTTATGAGGAGGGTAATACCAAAAAAGGCGGGCTTAAAAGCCCGCCCCTTGCAAGTTAAAATCCAACCTTAAAATTAAACAAATGGTTTGCGCTAAAGTATGTCACCGGAACATAAGCATAATCAAAAGATACCTTAAGCCCTATCAAACTCTCCGTGTTCACACCAACGCCAAGGGTATAATTATGCCATATTGATTCAAGCTCTCCTGACTTGTTATAATTATATCCAGCACGAAGAGCTAAAACATTTCTGAAAGTATATTCAAATCCAAACTTATAGGCATCAAGCGTATAAAAATTGTTTGCCTGATATGTTCCCGTGAATCCGAGATTGTTTGCTTCACCAATTGCAAAATTATAACCAAGACCTATTTCAAACGATGTCGGCATTTGGAAAGATGCTGCTTCAACCTTATAAAATGTCAATCCCCTCTCAGAGCCCGGAACATCTGCTTGAACCCAAAGCCCGGAACCACCATATTTCATCGTCGGACCTATGTTCTTAATGACAACGCCAAGCGAAAGCCCCGGAATGTTAAGCATATTTCTGTATTGAACACCAGCGTCAAATGCAACACCAAGAGCGCTCACTCTTCCGAAACTTTCACTGACAAGATTAAAGTTTGCACCAACCGAAACCCTATCGGATAATTTTTTTGAATATGTTAAACCAACAACGAAGAAGTTCGGGCTAATTATCTCACCCGTCCCATCAGGTTGAAACTCAGTCGTCACAGGTATATCTCCAATGTTAAATGTTCTCAAAGATAAACCGACGGAGCCAAATCCAAACTTACCAACGACAGCGAGATAATTAATCCCGATATCGGCTATATAACGCCTGTAGGAGAACATCGCTTGACCATTTCCTACAAGCCAATCAACACCGCTTGGGTTCCAGGTTATTGCTTCAACTCCTTCAGCGAGCACCCCAGATGCTCCAGCCATTGCTGTATACCTCGCCCCCACTGGAATTGTAAGCTCCGGCGCTGCAGAAGTCCCCGCCTTGGACTGTGATAACGCCAAACCACAGGAGATCAAGCTTAAAACTACGATTAAATAAATTTTCCTCATAGCTCAAAACTCCACTTTTTTATTTTTTTAATAAACCGCCCCGAAACGGAGCGGTGTTTAACTTTAATAAACCGGTAAGAACTCCTCTTCCTGAACTATCATCAACTTCACAATCTTCGTCTTCCCTATATCAGGCATATCAATGTGAGCTATGTAAATACCACTGGCAACAGGCAAGTTGTTCTCGTTCCTCAAATCCCAACGCGCAAACTGCGTATCATCGTCCTTATAAATTGTCTTGACAAGAACTCCAGCAAGATTGAATATCCTTATCGTTGCCTTCTTAGGCAAATGATTGAAGGTGATATACTTTACAAGCCGATCCGTCTCCATAAGGTTAAATCCATAATACGGGTTCGGGAAAGCATTTATCTTTTCAACATCTTCTTTGGCTAATTGAATATCGCCAACTGTTGGTTTTTGCGTCACAAACTGGAATGTATCAGCAGGTGTATTAACACGATTCGGTATAAGCTGAATCGTAACATCCGCACCATACGGCTCTCTCGTCCCCCTCTGACCAAGCCATAATGCCCAAAGGACAGGATAAGCTGAATGATTTGAACCATTTGTCATAAATCCGGTCCCTGTAGATGGGTCCCACCTCGTTCCACTTGGATCATAATCATCATCCAAAATCCATATATACTCATACGGTGTAATATTTTCAGCAGGATCGGAAAGGTCCCACTGCCTATTAGCATTGCGATCGCGAACAACAACATTGAGCTGTCTCCGTGAATTTGGATCCTCTATATCATAAACTTGGAAAGGAACATCAAAGAAACCTAAATAGGTGCCGTTGCTCCAAGTTTGATACATAAATGCTTTTTGTCCTTTTGTCTCATCAAAGTAATATTTTTCACCAAAGTCATATTCTCCATTGCCATTAGCGTCATCATAACTTGTCTTCTTCGTGAACCTTATCTCAACCGATTTAAAGTCACCAGGGGCAACGCTACTACCTGTGAAGTTTGGTCCGAGATAGGCACCACCGAAGAGCAGTTCACCATGAGCGCTTGGAGCAGCTGTAAACCATCTATTAGCAGCTCCTTCAGTGACAAGCCACTCTTTACCAGAAAGTGGCGGACCCATCACTTTAACGAAGATACCATCCACAACCGGATAAGCATCATCACCTGATTGATTTGAACCACTTGCCTTTATCTTATTTTCATTTACATCAACGATGAACCAATTCCCCTCATTATCAAATCTGACTTGATAAGTATGTCCTGTTGTAATTGACGGATCAATAACTATTGCAACAACTTCTCCATCACTTTTACCCTTATGAGTTACGGCAAGTGTATCTCCAACAGTTCCGAAATATCTTGTTCCGGGTGGTGGCGATTGCGGAGTCACAGCAAGAACAACCGGGGTGCTTTCAAGAGCTCTAAACGGCGAGGTTGGATCAGGATTGTAAGCGTAAGCCGTTACAGCATAGTAATATGTCTGACCATTTACAAGCGGTCTTTGACGGATATAATCTGTTTTTAAATCAATGAAACGTTTTATCCCAGAATTTGAACCAGTTTGAACTGGGACAAGCAAAAGCACACCCGTCTTCGGGTCAATCGTTCTATCAAGTATTACAGTTACATCATTTACAAGGTCATATGTAGCTATTTTTACCGCTTCGCTCAAGCTTGCTGTTGGCGAGGGCAATTGATAAACATTATAACCCTCAAACAAGAAACCAGCTGAATTGAAGCTTTCAATTCTATTAACACTACTTTCATCCCATCCCCAATTCAAAACAACTTGACGATCAAGTTGAGCTACCTTAACATTTGGTGATGGTGGTGGTGATGGTAAAACGAAGAGATTATCATACGCAAATTGAGCATAAGAGTCATAATACTTCAAGACCTGAACGCTTGAGAGATTATCCGCACCCATAGCGCCTATTAATGCGACGACGATTTCAGCGGTATCACCAAGGGACATACTAAATGGTCCAGTTACAAGAACAATTCTTCTATCACCTGGGGGTATTTCCCTTCCGTCAATCCAACCTGTTCCTGTTACGGGGTCACCAGCAACGGCATACTTTGTCGGATATCCATCACGGAAAGCTGTCCAGAAAGGTCTATAATCTGGATAAGCCGGTCTTGGCAAACCAGCACGCATAAGGTTATACCATTCATATTGATTCGTCGGGTCGCTTATCCCAGTCCCAGCAGCGAAGAAAACAAAAGCCGACAAAGCATTTTCATTCCAATACTTATATCCCTTCCTCCACTTTAAACCGATCACCGCTGAATCATTTGGATTCCCTGTATAATAAGCTGGTCCTTGCAAAAAGTCAAAGCCAACAGCTGGTGCGGGATATCCCAGCGCTTGATAATCAGCGTCAACGGTATTCGCATTGTAAACAAAACCAAGTCCAAGAACAGAATCACAACCAGCAAGGTCATCTGAATAATTTCCAAGGTCAGGGTCTGACCACTTCACAATATACATACTATCAATTCTTGAATCCGGGTTTGAGGTTGCTGTCCCCTTGTAAATTAACCTAAATTGCTGGAAAATTATGTTATTCAAAGGATTTGAAACAGAATAAGCCCACTCTGTAACTTGAAGCTCAAGTCCTATTGAAGGCGAGCCAAAGACCTGAAGCCCAATATCTGAATTCAAATCATTTGCAACCGTCCAAACCGTCTGATGCGCCCCCGGGATTCCTGGGACATGATTTGGATTATTAGGATCAAATCCAGGTCCGTATTTCACCTGATAAGCATCCGGTCCAGTGGTGGTATACCAAGGTGCACCCTTTGAAGCAGGCCAGTCCATCCAATCGTTTTCATACTGTTGACGAACTGCAGCAACATCAGCATCTGTGACATCTTTCAGGGGTTTCTGGAAATACTCAGCTGCGTCAGCTCTTAAATCAGCGGTTTTATAATCAGGGCGAACTCTCCAAACACGTCTAACATTTGGATCAGCCGGGTCCTCAGCTTGACCTTGAGCAGTGATTTTCCCAGGTATCATACTTGTCCTATAGAAAACCCCTTGTGCTCTTAAAACGGGCAAAGACCCATCATTAACAAGCCCTCCTATCATAAGTCCTTCTCTGTAAATCATTCCAACCCCACTGCCCCTTGGAAAAGTTCCATTCCATGAGTTCCTGATAAGAGGTGGCCATCCAAGACCACCGGGGGATGATATAACTGAAATCCAGCTGGTTATATTGTTCACATTCATAATTGTCTGCGTAACCCCAGCTGCCGTTGACTTGAAGAAAAATTCCTCGCTTCTTTTCTTCAACGGATCCTCTCTACCTATTGCAAGGTTGAAGACAACGAATAACAAAACCAAAGAAATTAAAATTTTCCTCATATTTAAACCTCCGGTTATTTTATTTTTTACAATTCAATTTTAACACCCGCTCTTAATTGCCTTGGCGGACCGAAAAGGTCTTGGAGAATTCCATTAAATCTCCATTGATGTTGTCTATTTTCTAAGTTGATCGCCTTGTAAAGCTCAATATATTTCTGCCCGAATTGTTCAATAAATGTCCCACTAAGCTCTGGGTTTGTCAAGAAACCATCATCATAAGCATTGCCAGTCCTGTAATACACATTGATCACATTCTTCGTGTTGAACAAGTTCTGGACATAGACATAAAAGTTCATATTAACCGGACCAATTGATATCGTTTTATCAACTCTAAGGTCAACATTCCAAACCCAAGGTGTCCTTGAAGAATTTATCGGTTCGAGTGGTTTCCTATTCCTTGGGTCGCCATCGTTTAAAATCCCACCATCATCAGCGTCTTGCTGAGCTATACCACCTGTTGCAAGCGTAAATGGATGACCGCTGTTAAATGTTATCAAAAGATTGACGCCAAATCTTTCAAGCAAAGGTCCGCCTTCACCCTTTCCAAAGCGATAATCAATGTTAATTGATCCTCTGTGCGTTTGATTGTATGTCAATGGAACCGTCAATGTTGGTGTTATCCTTGTAATTCCAACAGCTGCCCAAGCTCCATTTGCAAAAGAGTTTGTCCCGCGAGCATCTTGCAAAGTATAATTTACTTGTGCCTGAACCCTTGCCACCCTTCTCAATCTCAAAGTGAATTCAAGCCCATAAACATTCTCAAAGTCACCATTTGCATAAATAGCATACTTTGTCCCCGCATAAGGTCCACTTGTTATAGGAACAGTTGAAACCTGAAGCTGACCTCTTACATCCTTGTAAAATCCAGTTATATCAAACGCAGCAAAGTCGGTAAATTGCTGTGAGAAACCAATTTCATATTGCGTCGTCTTAACTGGGTCTGGGTCAAAAGCAAGGGGATCGGGGATCAACTCAATTGAAGGCAGATAAACGCTCCCCGGGTAATATGACAAACCAGCGTAAAGTGATGTCAAAGCTGGTGGCTGAACAAAAATACCATATTGGAGATGGAAAACTGTTCTATCTGTCACAGGGAATGAAAATCCTATCCTCGGTTGTAAATACGCCCTTGGTTTGCCCTTCTCCAAATCAAGCAATCTTCTACTTACAAGGTCAGCAGATGGAGCACTTGGGTCTTTCAATCGCCAAGCATCAAGATATAGATAATCGTAACGAAGTCCAGCATTTATAATTATATCGCTGAACTCAATTTTATCCTGAATATAAACAGAGAAGAAATACGGATGCCTTGGTCCTGCTTCTTTTAGCTGACCGGTTTCATCTCTAATATCACTATCAATTTTTCTGCCAAATCTATCAAAGCCATAATTGTTCACATAACCACCAAGCAATCTATACAATGCGGTCTCGCTCCTTGCTGAATCTGGTCGCGAATGTAGAGCTCTAAACAATCCACCTGTACCAATTCCATAATGGCGAACCGTCCATCTTTGATAGCTTGCACCAACCTTTAACTCGTGTCTTCCCGTTTGAGATGTCAAAGCTATATTGCCACCATAATAACCCTGCTGAAACTTGCTATATCCCGCAAACAAGGTTCCTGGTCTATAGAACAAAAACCCATAAAAATCATAAGGTCTTGGCCCAACATATCTGCTGGAATATGTATAGCCATAAGCTCTTGCCACTTGCAAACTATCATCATACGCAAGAACATTGTCCTTAAAAGCCGGTTCATAGGATGTGTTCCTATAGTCAAGGAAACTAACCGACGCCTCAATGAATGTCTTCGCAGATATGAAGTAGCTTGCCTTTACATCAAGGAAAAATTCTGTCAAATCGGTAACGGGCAACCTTGCGAGATTAAATATGTTTCTAAGCGAGTTGTTTGCCCTCTCACGAGACCAGGTATAAGCCCCAGCAACCCTGATCTGCAACGGCTTAAAATCAAATGTCAATGTCCCATTCCCAGTGTATCTATTTCTCATCCTCCCTGGGATATTAGCGTCATCCCAAGCGACATAAGCAGAATCACCTTTTGTCCCTCCTCTCCTCCCATTGTCCTTCAAATATCCAAAGTTATATCCTTTGAAGAAATGAGGAATATAATCCCTGATGAAGTAATTTTCACCTGCTAAGAAAAACTTAACTTTCTCTGTTAAAAGAGGACCTCCCAATGTCACAACAAGGTCAGAATAACCGTATGAATATGTCCCAAGAAACTTCTTGCCGGGGTAATTACCGAAGTTATCCGTTTCAAATTGAACCGTGCCCGAGAACTTTGACCTTCCAGTTTTAAAAACTTGCTGGACAATTCCAGCGTTTGCGTTCCCAAATTCAGCATTATATCCACCCGCTTGAACTGAAAGTTCCTCAAGCGCCTCAGGGATTACCGTTATAAGTCCGCCCCCAAGCGCCCTGTATCTATCTCTTGAAGCAAATGCTCCACCTCTTGCCCCAGTTGATGCACCAAGTATATTAGTAACATTTGCACCCTCAATCATATATCCAACCTCATCAGACCTGCTACCCCTTATATACAATCTCCCATATTGGGCACTAACTCCAGCCTGAAGAGCAAAGTAAGTGTTAATATCTCTCACAGGGAGTTTCTCAACATCAGAAGAAGTTATAACGCGGATGGCATTTGTAGCTGATTTCTCTATCAAAGGTCTTTCCGCAACAACTTCAACAGCTTTTAATTCAATTGCAGTTGACGGCAACTCAAAGTTCAATTCCCTCGTCAACCCAGCGACAACCTGAACACCTGAAACAGTCACACTTTGATAACCAACATAAGATGCAACAACAGTGTAAACACCAGCTGGAACATTTAAAATGACATAATTACCGTTAACATCGGTTGCTGCACCAAGCGTCGTCCCCTGAATTACAACAGATGCTCCAATAAGAGGCTCTTTCGTTTCCCTATCAATTACTCTCCCAGAAATTTTACCGTATTGAGCAAATGCAAATTGAGATATCAAAACTAATAAAACGAAAATTTTAAATTTGTTTCTCATAGCTTTCCCTCCTTAATCTTCTTTGAAAAGCTTTTTTTCTAAACTTGCTCTTGGACCAAAAACTACAACCGAATATCTGCCAGCTCCATTAACCCCTGAATCCCAAGCTTTAACAACCGTATCCGTCCCAGCTATAACAGTATACTTAACAGGGAAAGAAGAAATCTCAAGATATGGGGTTCCGCCTTTAAATGCGATGTTTGTAAAAATGGAATCCTTATTGGCAAAATTTACAATGACCTTCGTAGTGCCAAGGTCAGGGCTCAAATGCAAAAACCTAACCAACGCCTTTCCACTTGGATATGGGTCGTCAAATGTGTTTCGCTCGCTTGCAAATAAAACATTTGCACCACTAACATAGAAAATTGAATACTTCTTCTCTGATTCAAGCGATTGTCTTATAGTATCCCTCCCGGCCCCGTAATCAAAGACAAAAACCCTTGAACCAGCTGGAAGGTCAAAATATTGGGAGGCATCGCCAAACGAAATCGTTGCCTTTTGAGACCCATCAACATAAACAGTCAAAGAAGTCCCGCTTCTTAAATTCACAAACTTCGCACTTGAACGATAATCAACCGGCTGAATTACAGGATTATCAACATTAATACATCCACTCCCCGAAATCAAATATAAAAAAGCGAAAATTAAAACAGAAAGGCAAACGGTAAACTTACATTTCATTTGCCACCTCCAATTTAAAGTTTTAAAATTTCCCGAGAACGAAATTTGTTCTTTTAAGGTGGGGGTGCTTATTTAAGCCAAAATTTAAATCCTTTCTAAAAATTGAGGTACTTTTTTCGTTTACTATAATATAATACCAAAATTTCAATTTGTCAAGACCCAAAAACTCGTCGAGGGCGATGGGACATGATTGATGAAAATCCAAAAAACTGTCCCTTATGACACCGACGAGATCACCGAAGACCTTCCCCTGTTAAAAAAANNNNNNNNNNNNNNNNNNNNNNNNNNNNNNNNNNNNNNNNNNNNNNNNNNNNNNNNNNNNNNNNNNNNNNNNNNNNNNNNNNNNNNNNNNNNNNNNNNNNNNNNNNNNNNNNNNNNNNNNNNNNNNNNNNNNNNNNNNNNNNNNNNNNNNNNNNNNNNNNNNNNNNNNNNNNNNNNNNNNNNNNNNNNNNNNNNNNNNNNNNNNNNNNNNNNNNNNNNNNNNNNNNNNNNNNNNNNNNNNNNNNNNNNNNNNNNNNNNNNNNNNNNNNNNNNNNNNNNNNNNNNNNNNNNNNNNNNNNNNNNNNNNNNNNNNNNNNNNNNNNNNNNNNNNNNNNNNNNNNNNNNNNNNNNNNNNNNNNNNNNNNNNNNNNNNNNNNNNNNNNNNNNNNN from Candidatus Thermokryptus mobilis includes:
- a CDS encoding TonB-dependent receptor translates to MRNKFKIFVLLVLISQFAFAQYGKISGRVIDRETKEPLIGASVVIQGTTLGAATDVNGNYVILNVPAGVYTVVASYVGYQSVTVSGVQVVAGLTRELNFELPSTAIELKAVEVVAERPLIEKSATNAIRVITSSDVEKLPVRDINTYFALQAGVSAQYGRLYIRGSRSDEVGYMIEGANVTNILGASTGARGGAFASRDRYRALGGGLITVIPEALEELSVQAGGYNAEFGNANAGIVQQVFKTGRSKFSGTVQFETDNFGNYPGKKFLGTYSYGYSDLVVTLGGPLLTEKVKFFLAGENYFIRDYIPHFFKGYNFGYLKDNGRRGGTKGDSAYVAWDDANIPGRMRNRYTGNGTLTFDFKPLQIRVAGAYTWSRERANNSLRNIFNLARLPVTDLTEFFLDVKASYFISAKTFIEASVSFLDYRNTSYEPAFKDNVLAYDDSLQVARAYGYTYSSRYVGPRPYDFYGFLFYRPGTLFAGYSKFQQGYYGGNIALTSQTGRHELKVGASYQRWTVRHYGIGTGGLFRALHSRPDSARSETALYRLLGGYVNNYGFDRFGRKIDSDIRDETGQLKEAGPRHPYFFSVYIQDKIEFSDIIINAGLRYDYLYLDAWRLKDPSAPSADLVSRRLLDLEKGKPRAYLQPRIGFSFPVTDRTVFHLQYGIFVQPPALTSLYAGLSYYPGSVYLPSIELIPDPLAFDPDPVKTTQYEIGFSQQFTDFAAFDITGFYKDVRGQLQVSTVPITSGPYAGTKYAIYANGDFENVYGLEFTLRLRRVARVQAQVNYTLQDARGTNSFANGAWAAVGITRITPTLTVPLTYNQTHRGSINIDYRFGKGEGGPLLERFGVNLLITFNSGHPFTLATGGIAQQDADDGGILNDGDPRNRKPLEPINSSRTPWVWNVDLRVDKTISIGPVNMNFYVYVQNLFNTKNVINVYYRTGNAYDDGFLTNPELSGTFIEQFGQKYIELYKAINLENRQHQWRFNGILQDLFGPPRQLRAGVKIEL
- a CDS encoding DUF4397 domain-containing protein, coding for MKCKFTVCLSVLIFAFLYLISGSGCINVDNPVIQPVDYRSSAKFVNLRSGTSLTVYVDGSQKATISFGDASQYFDLPAGSRVFVFDYGAGRDTIRQSLESEKKYSIFYVSGANVLFASERNTFDDPYPSGKALVRFLHLSPDLGTTKVIVNFANKDSIFTNIAFKGGTPYLEISSFPVKYTVIAGTDTVVKAWDSGVNGAGRYSVVVFGPRASLEKKLFKED